In Oryzias latipes chromosome 19, ASM223467v1, the genomic stretch atctttttttttttaaattattcagaAAACATTAAGGTTAATTGAATCTaattatacatgttttttttttaaataatatttctgAAAAGGATTTTGAACTATAAACGCTGAAAGAAAAGTGCTCTTAATGTAAAATTGACTAtcttttacttgaaaaaaatatcattgatgttcagttttttaatcttctcAGCCTAATtctatcaaagaaaaaaaacagcataattacaACAAATTCAGTGTTTTTGTAAAGTTACATGCAAGTCATATTATGGATGATTTATACTTAATCTGTTGCTGACAAAAGCGTTACTATCAAATTAAAAGGCttgggaaaaaatatatatctttatATCAGGAGAGACTAAATAAAGAACTAACTGAAAGACGTGTAGTAAGCTGGACACTAATTTACAGACAGGGGCAGCAGGAAGCtcttcaaaacataaaaaaagggaaaactcaCGATCAACTCAATAGGAAATCCATGTAAGGATCACAAATTAAACCATTCTGTCACTGATCAACACCATATTAATGACCACAAGTCCCCCTTTTTAAACAACAGACGGACATTGTCTTCATGGACCCTCTACTTTGGAAGGGAGACTCAGGCTGGGCCCAACTCTAATGAGGTTTCCCGCAGCATCACCAAGATCATCGTTCATCCCAACTACAACAACACACTGTTCAACAATGACATCGCCTTGATGAAGCTCAGCAGCAGCGTTTCCTTCAATAACTACATCAGACCTGTCTGTCTGGCGAGCAGCTCCAGTCGGTTCTACAGCTCAACGTCCTGCTGGATCACCGGGTGGGGCAAGctgaacaaaaatggcaagttggcacattttttccccccagaaaaTGAGCAGCGGTGTCAGGATTTGACACACCTGCACCTTGAAAATTGACTCAAAGAATTTACCTTCACACATTTGTTTAATACAAATCAAACCAATCTTAGTTGCAAAATTTTAAATCCTGCTAAAGACCCAAAACCATTATACTATTGacatttaaaactttagaaCTGAACAGGGGCTTTTCCtgtccttttatttttcaattttattttttggtatttttaaaatgctttttttttcgatttaaaaagaaaatacaaaagtgCAAAACTGCAGACAGGCTGAGCAGTAATCTCATCTGCTTATGTAAACCATAGAATGACCTGTAATCAAAAATTGAAAAGCCACAACGTATTCGTGTCACACGATCCATGTCCGTTTTGTTTCTGAGTTCAACACGATATCTGtctggttttttctttttacttatttcatCCACAAACATAACAGAGTAAAACATTGTGGAAGTATAATATTGACcagaacagtttatttttttttgcggTGATGCAGAAAATTAGTTACAGAcggattattttaaaaaataggatCCACCTGTTCTGAGCTTTGAGATCTGCCTTAATGATGATGTATTTTGTTGTACATCCGAGACAAACAATAACATATTTTCAGTTACTAATGATAAATAATCCCTAAAACATCACAAGTACTCAATACTGTTAAATCAAATATCATTACTCTCTCTCTTAGAGTGGACTAGAATTTTCGAGTAATGCATGTTTTAGACCCGTCCTTATCTTCTTGCTTTACGACTACAACTGTTGTAAAAAACATTATctagaaaaccagaaaaaattATATCAAAAACTTAGAAAATACTGTctcaataaacaaaacaaatatttcaaaatatacagtacagaccaaaagattggacacaccttcccattcattcaaatgagaaggtgtgtccaaactttttgtctgtactgtatttaaaaacatccccaaaaatacattgaaaatcaatagaatttttttttaaaagttttttttttaaaacaaaaacattatattgaaaattatgaaaaaacgTCTTGAAAACAGACATAAAGGTGATCACAGTCACAACGTTAGCGTCCAGATCAACTTTGCCGCTTTGTGCCTAGCATTGTTGATGGAAATGactcacaaacaaaaataaacagtttataCTGGCCAGTATAACTTTTGAAAGATGAATACATACTTCTCCAATGTTTTGCTCTGTAAAGTTTTTTGATAAAGTATGTTGGAAGAATAAAACTGGCTTGCAACATCGTGACAACAAAAACCAAGTGGACACGGATCATGTCAATGAGATCCACACATTGTGGCTTTGCAACTTTTAAACAGTTGGTTGGGTGTAGGGCTGTCATGCAGGAATCTGGTTTTGCTTCCAAGTCAAAatccagtgagggtccttagacAAGTCCCTTAACGCTGCTGTCTATCTGGCTCTTCCCTAGCCTAGAAAagacagggttgtgtcagaaagGGCATTTGGCGTAAAAACACTCTGCCAAACCACTTGTGTGAAAGAGTGAAacctgattcgctgtggcgacccctaatgGAACaagccgaaaggtgaacaattgtggattcttaaaaaaagcatgaaaaccacagaaattagaaggaaaaacacatttactttttctttatcGGAATACAATGTGCTTCCATGACATCAGTCCTTGGATTTTTTACTTCCGACATAGAAAAACCTGCTAGCTAAATACCAACTCTGTCTCCCACAGATTCTTTGCCCAGTGTTCAACCACTGCAGGAGGTTCAGATTCCTGTCGTTGGATACAAGCAGTGCAGCTGCAATTATAAGGGAGTATCAGGCGTGGAAATCACAACAAACATGATTTGTGCAGGTCAAGAGAACAAAGGAGCATGTCAGGTAAAGAACAAATTCTTTAAGAAGCCTTGCTTTTGGGATACAGGCCAAATAATTGGAGctgaaaaaagttaaatgttttgttctATTTACAATCCTAATTAGGGGGACTCTGGAGGACCATTGCAGTGCAAACAAGGCTCATCCTGGATCCAAGCTGGAATTACAAGCTTTGGAATACCATGCGCATTGAAGGGTTACCCTGAAGTCTACGCACGAGTGACTGAGTTTCAGGATTGGATCACAGCCCAAGTTGAAGGAGCAGCAGTTAACTTTGTGACTTTTAGTTCAACTGGTATTGACCCGGATGCCAATTTTGTGTGCAGCAACCAGAGCAGCAGCATGAGCTCTGGACATTCTGTCAAGCAGTCTGTTAACTCAGCATTTTTCATCTTAGCTGCCACGTGTCTTTCCTGCTTTATATTGTAGTAAAtgaatttaattattattaatcaatttttaaatttatttttctctattttgtCTTTTCCAAGGTTGAAGGCTGTGTTATCATTTGTACTCATTTGTGTAAAGTTTACAATACTGTTTCAAGAAGGATTTCAATTTCaatcttattttttcaattttaacagAAAAGTTAATGaactcagccttttttttttttaaatagttttgatATGACTAAAAGAGCGCCAGTTTTTCTTCCTGAAATACAACAGTAGTTATCACGTTTTGCATGCATTTCTTTTTGGAAGACAGAAGAGAAGAAGAGTGGAATATTAGAGAAGGGATAaaggtaaaagtaaaaaaaggggGTACAGAAGTTGGAAAAGGGTTAAAGAAACACAggttagcaaaaaataaaaagaggcaACGAGTTGCTTGAGGTTTATCATTATCGGTTTCACAAGTTGATTTGACAAACTCAAGTActgtgatccctcgctataacgtggtttacttttcacggtttcgctacttcacggatttgcatcgtgcattgtgttctgtattctgattggctaaaaattcactccgcttcttctctacctgtgcgtcaataacgttgcagtttaatatgtacacgtacgaaAAACAGCTtcccaaatttacaacacgaaCGAGCAAACgacccgaacaaacacacctgcaccgcgggcttcaaaagaagaaaacactgcagagcggagtcaggatgcagcggctcggtctgtagagcagtgaaatacacctaagtcactatttgtccgactgtactttgtatttttttcaaaatcattttaaattttctccggTTTAATCCaaatactcgggtcgcggtgggcggggctaatctccgcaatttgaagccttctgttcacattgatgattaaaattattatttgacagtacagtacagaagttatttgttgaaaaaaaaacgtttctaaagtacttttatttgtgaaacaaatgcttgagcctgtaaaatggtttgttctttcttttcaatgtataatagagtatttaataggataataataaaaaaaaaaaaaaggtttctacttcacggattttgcctatcacgggttctttttgcaaCGTAACCcctgcgaaaaacaagggtttactgtatcaCAAACATGCCTGTTGGCTGCAGAAACCATTACACACATGCAAATTGACTCAGTACAGATATAGATGAACTCACATGCACATATATTTATGCGTACATGCAAACACATGCCCAGCATGTGTCCTTCCTGCATTCATACAAGTTTTCTGTCTGTGCAGAGGTGAGTAGGCCCGGGGGCACAGTTGTTTGTCTGTGCTCTGCTATGGACGATGATGTTACAGAATGTGGaaggtaaaataaaagacaagcaGCGCCTTGTCACCCCCACACCTAGTCCACAGCAGAAGGCGATGCGGCAGTGGCAGACAGGACCCCCCCAGACACGCACGCAGAGAGGCAGATAACGGGAGTCTGCCCCCTGGGCAACCCAACATCAGGCACAGGAGCATTGAGAGCGCAAGCCCCATTTCGACCAAAATGCCCCCCCTATTGACTTCATATGtgaactagactgagtgaccctCTACCCTCACAAGTtaatcaagttataaactggctaAAAAGACGTCTCAATAatagtatgtggtctcacgtcaaacgttcaaaacatttgattggcaGATTCTCCTAAGCCTGCTATCAAGTgctaggggtgtggccttccaacaagctccctcctgatcGCTGAGAGTGGTTGACATAGAAATGTTGACCTGAATGTCGACTTGGACCAATCTCAGCTCACTGATGTTGTCTTGTTCCAAAACGGTGGCGTCcaaattgcaaaaaaacaaaacaaaacaaaaaaagtgacttcATTTTGCTGTAGCTGGAAGTAACCATTTTCTATAGGTGATGTCATACTCACTCTCTATATAGTCAATGGTACCCCTGCAAGACCCCACCCACCTGAGACTTGACAAgctcccccaccccccataCACACCTGCATCTTAGTCCAAGCAACCAT encodes the following:
- the LOC101156443 gene encoding serine protease 27-like; protein product: MEAWTAWILLIVTLQGAAAQDCGLAPLNTKIVGGGNAQAGSWPWQVSIHFNTLGSHICGGTLISDQWVLTAAHCIVTRTLSSWTLYFGRETQAGPNSNEVSRSITKIIVHPNYNNTLFNNDIALMKLSSSVSFNNYIRPVCLASSSSRFYSSTSCWITGWGKLNKNDSLPSVQPLQEVQIPVVGYKQCSCNYKGVSGVEITTNMICAGQENKGACQGDSGGPLQCKQGSSWIQAGITSFGIPCALKGYPEVYARVTEFQDWITAQVEGAAVNFVTFSSTGIDPDANFVCSNQSSSMSSGHSVKQSVNSAFFILAATCLSCFIL